attaactgttcaccctcagtgtctcctcagatgttctctccATGAATtctcagctttctctttaaatctcctcctcctcctcctcactgagcaaagacaaactttcactttagtttcttcacaagtcacttccttgtttgtctgactgattctctTTGCCTGTCTCTCCTCAGACTGAtgatggctgaagcccagctgtgTAGATTACAagacgagttcacctgctcggtgtgtctggacaccctgactgaccccgtcaccatcccctgtggtcataatttctgtctgaagtgcctcactGACTACTGGGATCGGAGCCAAGAGTGCAGCTGTCTTCAGTGCAGAGAGACGTTCACCATGAGGCCTGCTCTGAGAAGAAATaatctgctgaatgaagtcatcaagaacTTAAAGAAGACGACACTCACTTCTACTCCATCTCAGAATTATGCCAGCCCTGGAGACGTGGAGTGTGATTTCTGTACTGGGAAGAAGTTCAGAGCGGTGAAGTCCTGTCTAACCTGcatggcctcctactgtcagactcaccttCAGCCTCACCTTGAAGGAGACGCCCTGAAGCACCACAAGCTGGTTAATCCTGATggaaatctgaaggagaaactctgtgagaaacatcagaaaagtctggagatgTTTTGCAGAACTGATGattcctgtatctgcatgatgtgtgcggtgactggacataaaaatcatgaaatggctgtgctggagaaagaaagagaagaaaaacaggtGAGTGGAGTTTAGTATTTAATAGAAAATAACTAAATAACAGGAGTTAAGGTGTTTGTAAATATGGATGGATGGGGACATCTGTTCATCTGTCTTATAACCTGACTTTCAAGTACAGGATAGTCCTGAGCTGGAGGATATCTAGCTGACATGGAGGGTAAGGCTGGGACACTCAGTATTATCCATGGACCACAGATGGTGCTCTCATTAGGCCGAGCTCAGTTTCTTTGTGGTCTAATTAGTTTTTTCTTTAGAGTATCTGAGGCAGTGATGGGAAAACTACAACCAGCAGACCAGAACGTGTCTGTAACACGGGTGCGAGTGGCCCTTGGTCTGTTTGTGGAAATATCTAACACTCTGATCCTGATGAGGTGTTCTTAACAAGAGAATGCTGTTGTTGGCTTGTGTTAGCATAGATGGTCACCACACAGTGTCATCCAAAGCAAGGGCGGagtgttggctctgaggctagggatctgcactggcaatgggaaggttgctggttcgaaggCCTTAAAATGCCAAAAAGGACACTGctctcttgagcaaggcccttaatctgcaattgctgagtgctttgagtaatgagaaaagcgctatataaatgcaaagacgTATTATTACTTCAATACCCCAAGGCTTCACAACATGAATAAAATCAATCTGTAGTGCTGCCACATATGGGATACGTGTGTTTAAAGAAAGAGAGTAAGCAGTTGTGGAAGATAAGATGAGCACAGATAAATGAGCAAAAATCTACTCAGTAAACACTGAAGTACCTCTTTGACCTTTCTATGTAAGTAAAACTAAGAATTACTTGCCTGAAAATACGCTCAAAGTATTAAAGTTAAAGTCCGTGTCGAAACTGCTCTCTGATTCAGCAGTGCAATATGGCGTCAGGGCTGCCTACTCGATGTACGTTGTGTTGATATAAAATTAGCGCAGGTTGTGCTGTTTTAATTAAGAACGATGCCAATTGTGCTTGTGACAAAGCCGGATGAAGACCACCATGAGCCCCAGGGTATCCCAATTCAACTGGTGCCTCCCCCTCATCACATGCATTTGACGGttacttgtgttctcttctgtgtattgtgttgtattgactcgttttattttgacacccactgtacactCAGCCTACCTGataagggggtctctctttgaactgcccttcctgacctttcttccattttttcctacttGGGGTTTTTAAGGAGTTTTTCCTCATCGTCTTAGAGAGTCagggctgggggtctgtcaagaggcaggcctgttaaagctcattgcggcccttcttgtgtaataaataaattgtattgtgttgtgaaCATCACATACGTCAACCATAAACCAGGCACAGGCATTGAAGTAGAAAAACAAATCCCAAACATTTTATCGTATCAAAATAAATTTAGCAGGTGGAGCACTTGATTTTTATGGGGGTTGATGTATTATTAcgattaatattaatattttcaatttatgACTGATAGTGCTTAAGATAGAACTTCATTTTTtgtgtggctttttacagaagctttttaaataaagaaatatatagatagataaataaatatacataaacacacaaactatggtctgaacatacaccagaatggaagtttaaaaagaaacaacaacaacatttatttttagagcatattttcatacaaacaatgtcgctcaaagtgcgttacaggatgaagaaagagaaaaaagagaaagatatataagaaataaaattaggcaatgctaattaacagagaataaaaataaggtccaatggccagggaggacagaaaaaacaaaaaaaaaactccatacagttgtaaaaaaaaaatcttcaggggttccaaggccacgagaccacccagccccctctagacattctaccacacatcaatgacctcacaatcagtcctcatggtattcagggtacaagaaattgctgttggtataaaggagccccagtcgtgCTCCTCAGGGTTAGGGTGTCAAGCCACAGAGATGAGTGCACCTTTGTCACACAAGATGATAAAATAAGTGACACCAGAAACACACAAACTGAACACAAACACAGCTCTGTGTAGCAGGAGATCTTAACTCTTACACCACGCGAACTGGCTATAGtcgtgtctcagtgcaatttggGAGCATGCAGGGGCCGAGTAcattcggcgacgtacattcattgaacgccaCAGCCGGTTATAGTCAATTCAgagagcaatttgccagcacggcGGAGCTGATCAGTGGGTGCTGtccattcgttgagcagccagctcgtgaccactggcgccccctacagCACTGCAGcgtcactgtctctgggattgagtTGCTgaactagactggcctgccagcatcagcgcttacctctgtgtgtttgtgttcagcccgttcaagtgcagttgactctgtgatttactgaatctcatcaatggcgtcagttgctcCTTGTACAGATCATaattgattgttgcagtagttttataAAATAGTTTTCACAGTTCATTGGCAGAGTGTGAAATGatgagtgttgcagtaattgtgatgctatttgcatgaaaaaaaaatatgtgttccattaagTCCATAAACTGAACTTCAGCTGACGTAAGGTAAGTCATCTCCTCACAGTCTCTCTTTAGGTTTACTTTTCATTACACCACGGGGCTCTCACTTTGAATGACTGTCCATTTTCTCTTTTTGAGCATTCGAACACATCAAATGTCTCATTAAACTAACTTATGAGATGCCTGCTCTGATCCTGCTCAACCCGctaatgaattttgttttttattggacAGGTTTATAACCGTGAGGATTGATCGGTGACAGTGGCAGACAGCACGTTGTTGTAAATGTCTGTACTGTCGGTAAAATCTTGAATTTTTGTGTTTCTAGCAAATGCAAAGGCCCCTTTGTGAGCATCTGTGTCCCCCAGTAGACCCAGTCACATATAGACATATTAGTTTAACATTCTGTTTAGATCAgagtcaactttattgtcatgtcAATGCAGTTTAGCATCTCACCAGGAAGTGCCAACAGTAGGCAGTGGCTGCAAGTAGTTCATGAAACAGTAAGGTACAATAGGGCAGCATACAAATGAGAATATCTGTCTTctaatataatacgctactgtcgctgtctgtttgtctgtctgggattttaaatcacctgtacttcacaaaacatttgacctgttgatctgaaatttggtacacatatactacgtgacatctactgtctgctttcttggtgatgattgacctccaaggttaatcctctttttatttttactttattgtagaatcaactatcTGCAGCAGGGTGGTTCATGCATATGGGCACTGTTCTCGTTCCCTACCagcttcgccatcacttcctctacctctacATAccataaatcattcttgaggcagattgaacacttaagtcccagcttaagtgaaaaaaattaaagaaaacgtacaaagtaattgcaacacaaacacggacttaatcagttttaacgtgaaaagatgccaacagaagaagagatgaagtgggctgctagggtggagagaagaagagctgctcaggaacgAGCCAGTGtattaacctctgagcaaacaaatgataaaaacgtacagagaaagaggaggaagactaggaatgatcaagtcaagtggactcactgcacgttatcgttataTCAGTGATCAGTCATTACTGGTctacagtgggagccacgtcaaacagccgcctggagcatgacaggtccatgacaggaccatgacaggaccatgcacgatccgtgcacggaatgtgatcccccgcgatgacgcagttaacgatgccccgccccataaacgcccccatgcgctttctaaaaagatggttgcaatgctgtatattcccgccagatggagcattgactgcttcagttaactgcagtgtccaggaagccctataccgtatctttaatatactgtataggcagttcttgtattgtcaacatagtttcataaatagatgatgtggtaaaaaaaacaacaacaaaccgattaataaaacagatttgttaaatcactcaatacacaacccatgatgattatgctatttattattaaataatgaattaataagactagttagtaaaatatttttattctagactataagtgaagaaaaaataaagcaagttacagtaggcggttgatacgacagcttgcgtggtgcaatgctaagaactgctgatttccgatccgtgctgtataaaatcatcacattcaaatattaacaattcccacacacccttcctacattcacgacacgtgtacttgttgcagtgtacacatctctctgtgctatggttcctattacactgaatgagcacctgacattgtactttcttccctatataaatcacattcgagtatagcgcgtctccaaataaatcacatttgagttatagcgcgtttttatgtgaaaacagcattgtcagatttgggggtcgtgaacgcgactgagagaatggaactgaatttaaaaaaaaaaagctaacctttacaattatcatgcatttacatattcgttttcaaataatattgcattattatataggagcttccctgtctgcctatcatatagtgcctttccttcctacctatatctatatatctatccccttagctgtttttatatatctattatacagtgccttccctgtttatttatatatctagtgccttctctgcctgtcctgattgcatatagcgctgaactcactgctctgtactattctgtcctctgcatgtcctggagtacaaaagaaacagcaccatacagcaacatgtgcgaactggcaagatcgggaaaaacacgcgtcactgattacaaaccgcaagatgaatgaaagagacaatatatgtaaaacatcatcgactaatgcaatattatttgaaaacgaacagcgtcagatcgggtttgaatatgcgccaatctgacgctgttcgttttcaaataatattgcatgtactgtgcgttgaaactgcttcactgaataagatgactccttctgtaacagcatcagcgtgtattcaaacccgatctgacgctgttcgctttcaaataatatgcatgtacttaactattttagaataaaaacatacatttgatttcagtcagtctgtaagagccagtgtacattacggaagcgtattagggccacggtgaaaaaaatacggacacagtgaagaaaaaaaaaatctaaatgtcgagattaaagtcgacatgttgactttattctcgacatttccactttattgtcgccaattatgtcgagattaaagtcgacatttccactttattctaatagtttattttgtcagtagaatgtcgcaaactaaactaaatcttaaaatgaatgtttaatttactagattttctcaaacccgtcattaattaatgtagcacattaaatgctttatattaagtgttcccgacccagttaagttgtgtttacacggattactgtagaaacggaacacacgtgaaatgcgtgtattccaaataatgatctattatttccactctaaaactccacttcactcccagataatcaatcaaggcatgagctgggagaagtttgtgcacgttttaagtcgttggggatggaatagccgactcggaaccagtggtgcgctgtcagatccggaaatctctgcatgacagtctcGTGCACCTTCTCTTTAAATTCTTGGGCAATTTGGCTTTGCCGTTTGTCCCACTCcagttcaatgtaacccatgggtctcaatcacaaaatcagccaacactgtaaacagatgacacaacaaattatatactctgaaacgttcatttgaacatttaaaaatacagtatatacaaaaacataaatataaaaacaatcaactattattgttaaagtcagtctgctgttcaggatcaagtttacgggcttcgtttaacgttgaagcactaacgCCAAAGtgccaccgtgtgtgtgtgtgtgcgcccggcattcgtcaggtttgtctgagctggctttaacacaaacacatttgcgcaccagcaggacgaaaaaacattttagcaccatctaacagtcagtaataaggagaagtcagtacattctccgttgagatttctcacattccactcctcctaagtttgtcttttaatgaagttctaagaaaactaagaaaaatattttgggtcacttaagcacgaaaCAGCacaaatgatcaagattttaattgttgttatcattttctcaaacatgattttccaacttggcgtttataaagattcagacagactgaatttaagaatgcacccctagtaacctaaaaaaaacacacacacacaccgaagagcaaagcggagctacgcattcacacctcagaccgtcttttgtcttgtaaatgaggtctcctaattcaccttccaatccccaccagcacacacactctttgtctgtactgtacactgttgctgtttgttagggcacttggttatacagagtactttaatgtataaaacacttacttcctggtttgttttattttaaatatagcttattaccttattcagcaaaataaacaacgttatctttgtgttaattattaacgtattgatgtcttttaattaaggacaaaaatagaccatgcgcttgtgtttaggactgctgaacagctgtgttcataggtttaatcaacgatttacaagacaacagttaaagcatttgtggatgagaggtgtgtgtgtgtgtgtgtgtgtgtgtgtgtgtgtgtgcgctcctgcatttctccattggctttaacacaaacacatttgcgcagacaggtctaaagaacccctccccccgccaaaaaaacacacacagagcaattagcaccacgtcatagtcaggattctccactgaggtttctcaccttctaagtttgtgtttgctcttttgatggagttcttaaaacccaaaaaataaactcactataataaacacaacactctctcctcctcacccagacactttgctcctccacctcccagcacagctcagtgtctggactgaggcaccgtccttttatagcccctgacccggaggtattcctgtcccgacagtccatagttccttactccttccgggtcagggcaatcagtccttttctttaacccgggagcacgttgttcgttcctgtcacgtgaccatgacgtactcccgggtcatagggcatgaaagagcccataagcccccccacagcgactcctgatggcccccaaggtatccagcagggttgtgtaaaaatactacaaggtccataatgccctgctggacctcgggcatgatcctgctgtcgggagagctcctcctggcggcctgggggtgcggaccggcatggaaagccggcaatcctccacacacAATGAGCTCTTTAGTTTTATTGGGTGAGGTTATTGTTAGCGCACCAAGTTGCCAGGTGCTTAACATCCTCTCTGTAGGCTGACTCGTCATAGTCACTGATCAGTCCTGTTACCGTAGTGTTGTCTGTGAACTTTAAGATGTAACTGAAGCCATAGAAAGggacacagtcatgggtgaagagggCTAAACACACAGACCTGTGGAACAGCGATATTCAGGATCAAGTGGAGGATGTCTGGTTGTTTAACCTTACAGACTGGGGTTCAGTGACCACTTACAAAGAGAACTGATGATGCTGAGGTTGCTGAGTTTAGTTACCAGATTGGAGGGGATGATGGTGTTAAATGGGGAGCTAAAAGGAACAGATAGAATCCTGACATAGGAGTTGTTGTCATCCATGTGTGTCAGGGAAGAGTGACGAGCCGATGATATGGCATCCTCCGCTGACCTATCGGATGACAGGAAAACTGGTAGGGATCTAGTGTGGGAGGTAGACTGGATTTGAGGTGGGCCAGAACCAGTCTCTCACAGCACTTGGTGATGATAGGGATGAGTGCAACAGAGCAGTAGTCTTTCAGAATTTAAGACAGGCAGAGACAACAGCCTGGGCCAAAGACTCACTGAAGATGTCATTGACTTGCTCAGGTAGTTGCCCAGTGCAGGCCTTAAGCACGCGCCCAGGTATGGCAGCAGGACCAGCAGCACTGTGTGCATTCACTTTTCACAGTGCAGATTAAACAGTGGAGGTGGTAAGTCTGAGGGGCTGGTCGTCTGCCAGAGGGGCAGTTCTGGTTATAAGTGTTTTATTATAAACGTTGTTTAGATCATCAGAAAGGCAGACATTACTTGATGTTGAAGTTGTATTTACCTTCCTGTATTCTCTGATGATCTGGATGCCTTGTCACATATGTCTGGGGTCTGAGTTTCGAAATGATCCTCAATTTGTTGTTTGTATTTCTGTTCGGTTCTCCTGATGTCCTTTTACAGGTTGACCCTGGATGTGCTGTGGTGGTCAGGGTCACCAGATCTGAATGCTTTGTGCAGGAGTTTAACCTCTCTCTTCATCCAAGGCTTCTGGGTTGGGAACGTCTTCACCTGCTTGTGATTTCATTAACGCTTGTATTGATGTACAGTACGACAGGAGaggtgataaataaaaaaataaaaaaaagttcatgaaattaaatgaaatcagaacATACTCAATTTGACATTGTGATCGGGGAGTCTGGCATTTTGACCAATGGGTTTGACATTGTGTCCAGTTCGTCTCCCACCCAAACTAGAACACAGCTACCATACACAAGTCTCTGGCCCCTAAGAACTCTTTTCTTTTCCCACATCTGGCTTACAGCACAGGTGCTTTTTTACCAAaacctcatcttcttctttttcttctgcccCCTTCCTCTTTTTAATCCTACGCCCATCTCACAGGAGAGACTGTTTTTAGTAACAGACCCAGTGGAACTTCCAGcacacaaaagaaacaccacacaTGCCTTTCTGGGTTAAAGTCCTCATGGGATAATGGAGCAGACCCCCCTGTAAATACTTCTAAAGCACCTCAAAAGGCTTCTTGTTCAAATTGCAAATCCCATCCACCCTTGGTGGCAGACAATTGTGAGCACTGGCAGAGAGAATATGACACCCAGGATACTAAATGATCGCATTGCCCCATCTCTCACTACCCCTCCATTACTCTGGTCTCCTGTTTGGGTGAGGTACCAGCAAACTATCCTTTAAAACTTCAAAATGCCAACAAAACTATCTAATGACCTGTAAGTCTTATTAGGTGACTTAATTCAATGTCTATCTTCATTTAATCAGATTTCAGTGAAAAGAGAGGTAGAGGAAAACAAGAAGAGCTTCACTACTCTGATACGGTGCATTGAGGAAGCCCACAGAAAACTGACTGAGAGgatcaaagaacaagaaaaaagaaaaacagagaaggctgaaggagtcattGAGCAACtagagaaggagattgaggagctgaagaggagagaagctgagctgaaggagctttcagagaccaaggaccatctccacttcctaCAGGTGAGAGCGACACTTCACATGGAGTCTGTTGGACNNNNNNNNNNNNNNNNNNNNNNNNNNNNNNNNNNNNNNNNNNNNNNNNNNNNNNNNNNNNNNNNNNNNNNNNNNNNNNNNNNNNNNNNNNNNNNNNNNNNNNNNNNNNNNNNNNNNNNNNNNNNNNNNNNNNNNNNNNNNNNNNNNNNNNNNNNNNNNNNNNNNNNNNNNNNNNNNNNNNNNNNNNNNNNNNNNNNNNNNNNNNNNNNNNNNNNNNNNNNNNNNNNNNNNNNNNNNNNNNNNNNNNNNNNNNNNNNNNNNNNNNNNNNNNNNNNNNNNNNNNNNNNNNNNNNNNNNNNNNNNNNNNNNNNNNNNNNNNNNNNNNNNNNNNNNNNNNNNNNNNNNNNNNNNNNNNNNNNNNNNNNNNNNNNNNNNNNNNNNNNNNNNNNNNNNNNNNNNNNNNNNNNNNNNNNNNNNNNNNNNNNNNNNNNNNNNNNNNNNNNNNNNNNNNNNNNNNNNNNNNNNNNNNNNNNNNNNNNNNNNNNNNNNNNNNNNNNNNNNAGAgcactaaaataataaataataggaaAGACATTATAacactgagagagaaaatgacaaataggaaaaggagttaaagacaaatacagtagacagacgtgaaaggcactatataatagataaaggaggaatgcagtgtggtgtggtggtgaagactttggacttcagtctatgaggctgtgagttcaaatcccactactgacaccactgtgtgacctcagcaagtcacttcacctgcctgggctacaattggacaaagaaaagcaaaggaaacaatggaatctcagatgatgggagtcaccttggataagaatgacagtcaaataataataagagatgacaggaaacacactaaagaaagaaagagagagacaatgacagatgggaaaggcactataatagagagaaaatgtcaatgtcaaatttatttatatagcacatttaaaacaacataggaatgc
This genomic window from Polypterus senegalus isolate Bchr_013 chromosome 4, ASM1683550v1, whole genome shotgun sequence contains:
- the LOC120529054 gene encoding E3 ubiquitin/ISG15 ligase TRIM25-like; protein product: MMAEAQLCRLQDEFTCSVCLDTLTDPVTIPCGHNFCLKCLTDYWDRSQECSCLQCRETFTMRPALRRNNLLNEVIKNLKKTTLTSTPSQNYASPGDVECDFCTGKKFRAVKSCLTCMASYCQTHLQPHLEGDALKHHKLVNPDGNLKEKLCEKHQKSLEMFCRTDDSCICMMCAVTGHKNHEMAVLEKEREEKQISVKREVEENKKSFTTLIRCIEEAHRKLTERIKEQEKRKTEKAEGVIEQLEKEIEELKRREAELKELSETKDHLHFLQVRATLHMESEVIHQKMPHIYIESAVAGDGGRVFTQSELNAGT